A window from bacterium encodes these proteins:
- the priA gene encoding primosomal protein N' — translation MEPLAPQATDVYADVLIDSIPLAQQRPYTYRVPAAMRDRVRVGSAVVVPFGPKQRVSGYVVAYPARAPQGTARDIRELLGDTIVPPALQRLFQWVADYYLCTVAQVYQMALPRGTLNGTVKEKTQLVVTLQDGLTGDLSKRQMQVIGVLTGAGGQMTLADLVRAAQTTPGLLRTLEAKGAIAIATQRIWRAPELPNASRGAIPEPTPEQSEAIAAIKAGEPGEVFLLHGVTGSGKTEVYLQTIAETLERREQALVLVPEIALTPQTVARFRARFGDRIAVLHSALGEGERFDEWQRLRNGDAQVGIGARSAVFAPLARLGLIILDEEHEGSYKQDNAPRYHARDVALQRAAFEGARVVLGSATPSVESYRRAEQGDYRLLTLTERVNARPLPPVEVVDMRAELEAGHRSIFSRSLTDALHAHLGRGEQAILLINRRGYSSFVMCRSCGEPVRCPNCSVSLTYHKAGEALRCHYCDHHAAPPERCPSCRSPYIKHFGAGTQQVAEAAAALLPEARIMRLDRDTTTRKGSHQRILDAFAAGEGDVLIGTQMVAKGLDLQRVSLVGVMAADASLNLPDFRAAERSFQLLTQVAGRAGRGEIPGRVIVQTYAPDHPSVRAAQVHDFTAFYTREIVEREELRYPPFQHLINVVVSAEDSGIVWKVGEALADRLLAFPELMALGPAEAPLFQLRGRYRVQVLIKTPELPYARNALREAVRQVERPQGVRLAIDVEPHSLL, via the coding sequence ATGGAGCCCCTTGCCCCCCAGGCGACCGACGTCTACGCGGACGTCTTGATCGACTCGATCCCCCTCGCGCAGCAGCGCCCCTACACCTACCGGGTGCCGGCGGCCATGCGCGATCGGGTGCGGGTGGGCAGCGCGGTAGTGGTCCCCTTCGGCCCCAAGCAGCGGGTGAGCGGCTACGTGGTCGCCTATCCGGCGCGGGCGCCCCAGGGGACGGCGCGCGACATCCGCGAGCTCTTGGGGGACACGATCGTTCCCCCTGCGCTGCAGCGCCTCTTCCAGTGGGTCGCGGACTACTACCTCTGCACCGTGGCCCAGGTCTACCAGATGGCCCTTCCGCGGGGAACCCTGAACGGGACGGTCAAGGAGAAGACCCAGCTGGTGGTGACCCTCCAGGATGGCTTGACGGGGGACCTCTCCAAGCGCCAGATGCAGGTGATTGGCGTGCTGACCGGCGCCGGAGGGCAGATGACCCTCGCGGATCTGGTCCGCGCGGCCCAGACCACCCCGGGCCTCTTGCGGACCCTCGAAGCCAAGGGAGCGATCGCGATCGCCACCCAGCGGATCTGGCGCGCGCCGGAGCTTCCGAACGCCTCGCGGGGCGCCATCCCAGAGCCGACGCCCGAGCAATCTGAAGCGATCGCGGCGATCAAAGCCGGGGAGCCGGGCGAAGTCTTCTTGTTGCACGGGGTCACGGGCAGCGGCAAGACCGAGGTCTACCTGCAAACCATCGCCGAAACCCTGGAACGGCGCGAGCAGGCACTGGTCCTGGTGCCCGAGATCGCCCTCACGCCGCAGACCGTCGCGCGCTTTCGGGCGCGGTTCGGCGATCGGATCGCGGTCCTGCACAGCGCCCTCGGCGAGGGCGAGCGCTTCGACGAGTGGCAGCGCCTGCGCAACGGCGATGCCCAGGTCGGCATCGGCGCACGTTCGGCCGTCTTTGCGCCGCTCGCGAGGCTCGGCCTCATCATCCTCGACGAGGAGCACGAGGGCTCGTACAAGCAAGACAACGCCCCTCGCTACCACGCCCGCGACGTGGCCTTGCAGCGGGCGGCCTTCGAGGGTGCGCGAGTGGTGCTCGGCAGCGCCACTCCGTCGGTCGAGTCGTACCGCCGCGCCGAGCAGGGGGATTATCGCCTGCTGACGCTCACCGAGCGCGTCAACGCGCGTCCCTTGCCGCCGGTCGAGGTCGTGGACATGCGCGCGGAGCTCGAAGCGGGCCACCGCTCCATCTTCAGTCGCTCGCTGACCGATGCCCTGCACGCGCACCTGGGGCGAGGGGAGCAGGCGATTCTGCTCATCAACCGGCGCGGGTACTCCTCGTTCGTCATGTGCCGCAGTTGCGGGGAGCCGGTGCGCTGTCCCAACTGCTCGGTGTCGCTGACCTACCACAAGGCGGGCGAGGCCCTACGGTGCCACTACTGCGACCATCACGCCGCGCCTCCCGAGCGCTGCCCGAGCTGTCGGAGCCCCTACATCAAGCACTTCGGAGCGGGAACCCAGCAAGTGGCCGAAGCGGCGGCGGCCTTGCTGCCCGAGGCGCGGATCATGCGCCTCGACCGGGACACGACGACCCGCAAGGGATCCCACCAGCGCATCCTGGACGCCTTTGCGGCCGGCGAGGGCGACGTGCTCATCGGCACCCAGATGGTCGCCAAGGGCCTCGACCTGCAGCGCGTCTCGCTCGTGGGCGTCATGGCGGCGGATGCCTCGCTCAACCTTCCCGACTTCCGAGCGGCGGAGCGCTCCTTCCAGCTCTTGACCCAGGTGGCGGGGCGCGCGGGGCGCGGCGAGATCCCGGGCCGGGTCATCGTCCAGACCTACGCCCCCGATCACCCCAGCGTGCGGGCCGCTCAGGTCCACGACTTCACCGCCTTCTACACGCGCGAGATCGTGGAGCGCGAAGAGCTGCGCTATCCGCCCTTCCAGCACCTGATCAACGTGGTGGTCAGCGCCGAGGATTCGGGCATCGTGTGGAAAGTAGGCGAGGCCCTCGCGGATCGCCTGCTCGCTTTTCCCGAGCTGATGGCGCTCGGGCCGGCAGAGGCGCCGCTCTTCCAGCTGCGGGGCCGCTATCGCGTGCAGGTCCTGATCAAGACCCCCGAGCTGCCCTATGCCCGCAATGCTCTGCGCGAAGCCGTACGGCAGGTGGAACGCCCTCAGGGCGTGCGCTTGGCGATCGACGTGGAGCCGCACTCCTTGCTGTGA
- a CDS encoding glutaredoxin family protein encodes MPDAVIVYSQEGCPPCGAVKEYLTRRGVPFVVKDIGRDVSARNEFLRKGFRGTPVVLVGDEAIVGFDRARIDRALLRQPRGEQAKTPVDIVW; translated from the coding sequence ATGCCCGATGCGGTCATCGTGTATTCGCAAGAAGGATGCCCGCCCTGCGGCGCGGTCAAGGAGTACCTGACGCGCAGGGGCGTGCCATTCGTCGTCAAGGACATCGGCCGGGACGTGTCGGCCCGCAACGAGTTCCTGCGCAAGGGCTTTAGGGGGACGCCCGTCGTCCTCGTCGGGGACGAGGCCATCGTGGGCTTCGACCGTGCGCGGATCGATCGGGCCTTGCTGCGCCAGCCGAGAGGTGAGCAAGCGAAAACCCCCGTCGACATCGTCTGGTGA
- the gmk gene encoding guanylate kinase gives MLIVISGPSGVGKGTLVKVLRAQMPGLNLSVSVTTRAPRAGEEEGKHYFFRTEEQFRQMVEDGDLLEYAQFVNGLFYGTPRAYVEEQIRNGHDVILEIDVKGAIQVKERWPHGVYVFLLPPTLEELEARLVKRQTEAVEAIRQRLSVVVDELNFLPLYDYQVVNDDLDKAAEKLQAIINAERCRISRHLPH, from the coding sequence ATGCTGATCGTCATCTCCGGCCCGTCTGGCGTCGGCAAGGGCACGCTCGTCAAGGTGCTCCGGGCCCAGATGCCCGGGCTTAACCTCTCGGTCTCGGTGACGACCCGCGCCCCGCGCGCCGGGGAAGAAGAAGGCAAACACTACTTCTTCCGCACCGAGGAGCAGTTCCGACAGATGGTCGAAGATGGCGACCTGCTTGAGTACGCCCAGTTCGTCAACGGCCTGTTCTACGGCACGCCCCGCGCCTACGTCGAGGAGCAGATCCGCAACGGCCACGACGTGATCCTCGAGATCGACGTCAAGGGCGCGATCCAGGTCAAGGAGCGCTGGCCCCACGGCGTCTACGTCTTCCTGCTCCCCCCCACGCTGGAGGAGCTCGAGGCGCGCCTGGTCAAGCGCCAGACCGAGGCGGTCGAGGCCATCCGCCAGCGACTTTCGGTCGTGGTGGACGAGCTCAACTTCCTGCCCCTCTACGATTATCAGGTGGTCAACGACGACCTCGATAAGGCCGCCGAAAAGCTTCAGGCGATCATCAACGCCGAACGGTGCCGCATCAGCCGGCACCTCCCGCACTAG
- the rpoD gene encoding RNA polymerase sigma factor RpoD, translated as MSLSAPCRASGPSEYRKVGAMQDHDSHDSRLLHELLTDVSGPQASELDELEHPPQDELGLRVSFIEEEHPPEEEAHPHEEAKAEKAVPISDPVHAYLRAIGAIPLLKGDEELRIARAMGEPGEAGQRARGRMIEANLRLVVSVAKKYLGRGLSFLDLIQEGNLGLIRAVEKFDYTRGYKFSTYATWWIRQAITRALADKARTIRIPVHLVETINRLRAISQRLTQRLGRKPSDEEIAAEANVPVEKIADIKKIVKDTISLETPIGKEEDSRLGDFIIDREAPGPASAVASLLLQEEIRALLGSLSDRERQVVELRFGIVDGNVHTLEEIGRIFGVTRERVRQIEGKALAKLKHEMSERRMIEYIE; from the coding sequence ATGTCGCTTTCCGCCCCATGCCGTGCGTCGGGCCCCAGCGAATACAGGAAGGTGGGAGCGATGCAGGACCATGATTCTCACGATAGCCGGCTCTTGCATGAGCTCTTGACCGATGTTAGCGGCCCTCAGGCAAGCGAGCTCGACGAGTTGGAGCATCCCCCCCAGGACGAGCTCGGCTTGCGCGTCAGCTTCATAGAGGAAGAGCATCCCCCGGAAGAGGAGGCCCATCCCCACGAGGAGGCTAAGGCCGAGAAGGCCGTGCCGATTTCCGACCCGGTCCACGCCTACCTGCGGGCGATCGGGGCGATTCCCTTGCTCAAGGGCGACGAGGAGCTGCGGATCGCCCGCGCCATGGGCGAGCCCGGCGAGGCCGGCCAGCGCGCGCGGGGCCGAATGATCGAGGCCAATCTTCGCTTGGTCGTCAGCGTCGCGAAGAAGTACCTGGGGCGCGGCCTCTCCTTCCTGGATCTCATCCAGGAGGGCAATCTCGGTCTCATTCGGGCGGTCGAGAAGTTCGACTACACCCGCGGCTACAAGTTCTCGACCTACGCGACCTGGTGGATCCGGCAGGCCATCACCCGGGCCTTGGCGGACAAGGCCCGTACCATCCGCATCCCGGTGCACCTGGTCGAGACGATCAACCGCTTGCGCGCCATCTCGCAAAGGCTGACCCAGCGGCTCGGTCGCAAGCCAAGCGACGAGGAGATCGCCGCCGAGGCGAACGTGCCGGTCGAGAAGATCGCGGACATCAAGAAGATCGTGAAGGACACCATCTCGCTCGAGACCCCGATCGGCAAGGAAGAGGACAGCCGTCTGGGCGACTTCATCATCGACCGCGAGGCGCCAGGCCCGGCCTCGGCGGTCGCGTCGCTGCTCCTGCAAGAGGAGATCCGCGCCCTGCTCGGAAGCCTCTCGGATCGCGAGCGTCAGGTCGTCGAGCTGCGCTTCGGCATCGTGGACGGTAACGTCCACACCCTCGAGGAGATCGGGCGGATCTTCGGCGTCACCCGCGAGCGGGTCCGCCAGATCGAAGGCAAGGCCTTGGCCAAGCTCAAGCACGAGATGTCCGAGCGCCGCATGATCGAGTACATCGAGTAA
- a CDS encoding KamA family radical SAM protein: protein MQTAETAPKVYSEESVPHIKPPAPPEAFAHKNLREGEFWREIPAYRDVDTETFLSHLWQGKHSITTVEKLIETIQDLAPADFVEDARAGFAKAPMSVRVSPYMLSLIDWKDPYNDPIRTQFLPLGSRLMADHPKLTLDSLHEQEDAPTPGLTHRYHDKALFLPLDICPVYCRFCTRSYAVGMNTEEVEKIQLSPSAARWAKAFQYISERPELEDIVISGGDTYQLSAKNIRLIGETLVNMPNVRRMRFATKGPAVMPMKIISDTEWFNAICDVADMGRKMGKEVVLHTHFNHPNEITWITEKAMRMFFERGVYVRNQSVLQRGVNDKKETMQLLVKRLGHINVHPYYVYQHDMVKGVEDLRTTIQTALDIEKWVRGSTAGFNTPTFVCDAPGGGGKRDVHSFEYYDRENGIAVYTAPSVKKDEHYLYFDPIDLLSPEAQARWKDDAQVEAMIAAAKQKAGVL from the coding sequence ATGCAAACCGCCGAAACCGCCCCCAAGGTCTACTCCGAGGAGTCCGTCCCCCACATCAAGCCCCCGGCTCCGCCCGAGGCCTTCGCCCACAAGAACCTCCGCGAAGGCGAATTCTGGCGCGAGATCCCGGCCTACCGCGACGTGGACACCGAGACCTTCCTCAGCCACCTTTGGCAGGGCAAGCACTCCATCACGACCGTCGAGAAGCTGATCGAGACCATCCAGGACCTGGCCCCCGCGGACTTCGTCGAGGACGCCCGCGCCGGCTTCGCCAAGGCCCCCATGTCGGTGCGCGTCTCGCCCTACATGCTCTCCTTGATCGACTGGAAGGATCCCTACAACGACCCGATCCGCACCCAGTTCCTGCCCCTCGGCTCGCGCCTGATGGCCGATCACCCCAAGCTCACGCTCGACTCGCTGCATGAGCAGGAAGACGCCCCCACCCCGGGCCTGACCCACCGCTACCACGACAAGGCGCTGTTCCTGCCCCTCGACATCTGCCCGGTCTACTGCCGCTTCTGCACCCGCTCCTACGCGGTCGGCATGAACACCGAAGAAGTCGAGAAGATTCAGCTCTCGCCGAGCGCTGCGCGCTGGGCCAAGGCGTTCCAGTACATCTCGGAGCGTCCCGAGCTCGAGGACATCGTCATCTCGGGCGGCGACACCTACCAGCTGTCGGCCAAGAACATCCGCCTGATCGGCGAGACCCTCGTCAACATGCCCAACGTCCGTCGCATGCGCTTCGCGACCAAGGGCCCGGCCGTCATGCCGATGAAGATCATCTCGGACACCGAGTGGTTCAACGCCATCTGCGACGTGGCCGACATGGGCCGCAAGATGGGCAAGGAGGTCGTCCTCCACACCCACTTCAACCACCCGAACGAGATCACCTGGATCACCGAGAAGGCGATGCGGATGTTCTTCGAGCGCGGCGTCTACGTCCGCAACCAGTCGGTGCTGCAGCGCGGCGTCAACGACAAGAAGGAGACCATGCAGCTCCTGGTCAAGCGCCTCGGCCATATCAACGTCCACCCCTACTACGTCTACCAGCACGACATGGTCAAGGGCGTCGAGGACCTGCGCACCACCATCCAGACCGCCCTCGACATCGAGAAGTGGGTCCGCGGCTCGACGGCCGGCTTCAACACGCCGACCTTCGTCTGCGACGCCCCCGGCGGCGGCGGCAAGCGTGACGTCCACAGCTTCGAGTACTACGACCGCGAGAACGGCATCGCCGTCTACACGGCTCCGAGCGTCAAGAAGGACGAGCACTACCTCTACTTCGATCCCATCGACCTGCTCAGCCCCGAGGCTCAGGCCCGCTGGAAGGACGACGCCCAGGTCGAGGCGATGATCGCCGCGGCCAAGCAGAAGGCCGGCGTCCTCTAA
- a CDS encoding acetyl-CoA C-acetyltransferase → MDRTVIVSTARTPFGKMSGALKDFKAPDLGALVIEEALRRAGVAPELVENVLMGIVLQAGVGQIPSRQAAIKAGIPATVPSLTINKVCASGMRAVTLADQLQRVGDGEIFVAGGMESMTNAPYLLKQARSGYRMGNAEVLDGMMFDGLTCAFHHVAMGVHGDTTAKEFGQQREEMDAWSVRSHHKVHEAAEAGRLDAEIVAVGVPQRKGDPIMVKRDESVRPDTSTEALGKLRAAFTKDGVITAGNAPGISDGAAALVLMSERKAHELGLKPLAAIVGHAKVGQEPAYLSTVPGLAIQKALAQANLTVDQMDLFEINEAFAAVTLRSTEILSGGDAGKLEAIRERTNVNGGAIALGHPIGASGARIVASLAHELSRRGGRYGVAAICSGAAQGDAVILERLS, encoded by the coding sequence ATGGATCGCACCGTCATCGTCAGTACTGCTCGCACGCCGTTCGGCAAGATGAGCGGGGCCCTCAAGGATTTCAAGGCTCCCGACCTGGGCGCGCTCGTGATCGAGGAAGCTCTCCGGCGTGCAGGGGTCGCCCCCGAGCTGGTCGAGAACGTCCTGATGGGCATCGTCCTCCAGGCGGGCGTGGGCCAGATCCCCTCGCGCCAGGCGGCCATCAAGGCCGGCATCCCCGCCACCGTCCCCTCGCTGACCATCAACAAGGTCTGTGCCTCGGGCATGCGCGCCGTCACCCTGGCCGACCAGCTCCAGCGCGTCGGCGACGGCGAGATCTTCGTCGCGGGCGGCATGGAGAGCATGACCAACGCCCCCTACCTCCTCAAGCAGGCCCGCTCGGGCTACCGGATGGGCAACGCCGAGGTCCTCGACGGCATGATGTTCGACGGCCTCACCTGCGCCTTCCACCACGTCGCGATGGGCGTCCACGGCGATACCACCGCCAAGGAGTTCGGCCAGCAGCGTGAAGAGATGGACGCCTGGTCCGTCCGCAGCCACCACAAGGTCCACGAGGCCGCCGAAGCGGGCCGCCTCGACGCCGAGATCGTCGCGGTGGGCGTCCCCCAGCGCAAGGGCGATCCCATCATGGTCAAGCGCGATGAGAGCGTGCGTCCCGACACCTCCACTGAAGCGCTCGGCAAGTTGCGTGCAGCCTTCACCAAGGACGGCGTGATCACCGCGGGCAACGCTCCCGGCATCAGCGACGGCGCGGCGGCCCTCGTGCTCATGAGCGAGCGCAAGGCCCACGAGCTCGGCCTCAAGCCGCTGGCGGCCATCGTCGGCCACGCCAAGGTCGGTCAGGAGCCCGCCTACCTCTCCACCGTGCCCGGCCTCGCCATCCAGAAGGCCCTCGCCCAGGCGAACCTCACCGTCGACCAGATGGACCTCTTCGAGATCAACGAGGCCTTCGCGGCCGTCACCCTGCGCTCGACCGAGATCCTCTCGGGCGGTGATGCGGGCAAGCTCGAAGCCATCCGCGAGCGCACCAACGTCAACGGCGGCGCGATCGCCCTCGGCCACCCCATCGGCGCCAGCGGCGCTCGCATCGTCGCATCGCTCGCCCACGAGCTCTCGCGCCGCGGCGGCCGCTACGGCGTGGCGGCCATCTGCTCGGGTGCCGCTCAGGGCGACGCCGTCATCCTCGAACGTCTTTCTTAA
- the recA gene encoding recombinase RecA: MGKEVATVVPKDNAKEMAADKRKALDLALAGIEKQFGKGSIMKLGDNSRLKVGVVPTGILPLDIALGVGGLPKGRVVEIYGPESGGKTTVSLTVVAQVQKTGGVAAFIDAEHALDPQYAARLGVDIDNLLVSQPDTGEQALEIADALVKSCAVDIIVVDSVAALVPKAEIEGEMGDSHVGLQARLMSQALRKLTATIGKSNTIVIFINQLREKVGVMFGSPEVTTGGRALRFYSSVRIEVRRIETLKKDGVEIGNRVKAKVVKNKVSPPFRVGEFDLMFGEGVSREGCVLDMAVEHEIVKKSGSWFSYGENKIGQGRDGAKNFLASQPDLLAEIEGLVRTKLTLINQEVAPPEPVLDLLDEEDDEDAL, encoded by the coding sequence ATGGGCAAAGAAGTAGCGACGGTGGTCCCCAAGGACAACGCGAAGGAGATGGCGGCCGACAAGCGCAAGGCCCTCGATCTCGCCCTCGCCGGCATCGAAAAGCAGTTCGGCAAGGGTTCCATCATGAAGCTCGGGGACAACTCCCGCCTCAAGGTGGGCGTCGTGCCGACCGGCATCTTGCCCCTGGACATCGCGCTCGGGGTGGGCGGCCTGCCCAAGGGCCGCGTCGTCGAGATCTACGGCCCCGAGTCGGGCGGTAAGACGACGGTCAGCCTGACGGTCGTCGCCCAGGTCCAGAAGACGGGCGGGGTCGCGGCCTTCATCGACGCGGAGCACGCCCTGGATCCCCAGTACGCCGCTCGCCTCGGGGTGGACATCGACAACCTCTTGGTCTCCCAGCCCGACACGGGTGAGCAGGCGCTCGAGATCGCCGACGCCCTGGTCAAGTCCTGCGCGGTGGACATCATCGTCGTGGACTCGGTGGCGGCCCTGGTGCCCAAGGCCGAAATCGAGGGCGAGATGGGCGACAGCCACGTGGGCCTCCAGGCCCGCCTGATGAGCCAGGCCCTGCGTAAGCTCACGGCGACCATCGGCAAGAGCAACACCATCGTCATCTTCATCAACCAGCTCCGCGAGAAGGTCGGCGTCATGTTCGGCAGCCCCGAGGTGACCACCGGCGGCCGCGCCCTGCGGTTCTACTCGAGCGTGCGCATCGAGGTGCGCCGCATCGAGACGCTCAAGAAGGACGGGGTCGAGATCGGCAACCGGGTCAAGGCCAAGGTCGTCAAGAACAAGGTGAGCCCCCCCTTCCGGGTCGGTGAGTTCGACCTGATGTTCGGCGAAGGCGTCAGCCGCGAGGGCTGCGTGCTGGACATGGCCGTCGAGCACGAGATCGTCAAGAAGAGCGGCTCGTGGTTCAGCTACGGCGAGAACAAGATCGGCCAGGGTCGTGACGGGGCCAAGAACTTCCTCGCGAGCCAGCCTGACCTGCTCGCCGAGATCGAGGGCCTGGTGCGCACCAAGCTGACCCTCATCAACCAAGAAGTGGCGCCTCCCGAGCCGGTCCTCGACCTGCTCGACGAGGAGGACGACGAAGACGCGCTGTAA
- the coaBC gene encoding bifunctional phosphopantothenoylcysteine decarboxylase/phosphopantothenate--cysteine ligase CoaBC: MPVLLLGVSGGIAVYKAVELTSLLRKRGWEVRVVMTENATRFVTPLTFQTMSRHRVHVDQFALGDDWQVEHIDLVKGVDLAAVVPASANGLAKLAHGIADDLLSTTLLALRCPLLVAPAMNTAMWEHPATRANLDILRARGVEVIAPQAEGELACGDVGAGKLATVEAIAEALERALRRGESLQGRRVLVTAGGTREPIDPVRYVGNRSSGKMGHAIAEAACARGAEVTLVTTAGLPAPAGAEVVRVATAAELQRAVEERFAASDVLVMAAAVADYRPVAAAPSKIKKSGDRLVIELEPTVDVLASLAPSKRADQLVVGFAAETDDVLGYAAGKLARKGLDLIVANDVSRADIGFESDANAVTVLDAEGVVCEVPRAPKTVVAARILDVIADRLPQP; the protein is encoded by the coding sequence ATGCCCGTCCTGCTCCTCGGAGTCTCGGGCGGGATCGCGGTCTATAAAGCCGTCGAGCTGACCTCCCTGCTGCGCAAGCGCGGCTGGGAGGTTCGCGTCGTCATGACCGAGAATGCGACCCGCTTCGTCACCCCCCTCACCTTCCAGACCATGTCCCGGCACCGGGTGCACGTGGACCAGTTCGCCCTCGGTGACGACTGGCAGGTCGAGCACATCGACTTGGTCAAGGGCGTGGACCTCGCGGCGGTGGTCCCGGCGTCGGCCAACGGGCTCGCGAAGCTCGCCCACGGCATCGCGGACGATTTGCTCTCGACGACCCTGCTCGCGCTGCGCTGCCCGCTCTTGGTCGCGCCCGCGATGAACACGGCCATGTGGGAGCACCCGGCGACGCGCGCCAACCTCGACATCCTGCGCGCCCGCGGGGTCGAGGTGATCGCGCCCCAGGCCGAAGGTGAGCTCGCTTGCGGGGACGTGGGAGCAGGGAAGCTTGCGACGGTCGAGGCGATCGCCGAGGCCCTGGAGCGGGCTCTGCGGCGCGGGGAGTCGCTCCAAGGGCGCCGGGTGCTCGTGACCGCGGGCGGGACCCGCGAGCCCATCGACCCGGTGCGGTACGTGGGCAACCGATCCAGCGGCAAGATGGGCCATGCGATCGCCGAGGCCGCCTGCGCCCGAGGCGCCGAGGTGACCCTGGTGACCACCGCGGGCCTGCCTGCCCCTGCTGGGGCCGAGGTCGTGCGGGTCGCGACCGCTGCCGAGCTGCAGCGCGCGGTCGAGGAGCGCTTTGCCGCTTCGGACGTGCTCGTGATGGCGGCCGCCGTGGCGGATTATCGGCCCGTTGCGGCCGCGCCTTCCAAGATCAAGAAGAGCGGCGATCGCCTGGTCATCGAACTGGAACCCACGGTGGACGTGCTTGCGAGCCTTGCGCCCAGCAAGCGTGCAGATCAGCTCGTGGTGGGCTTCGCCGCCGAAACCGACGACGTGCTCGGCTACGCGGCAGGGAAGCTTGCGCGCAAGGGGCTGGATCTCATCGTCGCCAACGACGTGTCGCGCGCGGACATCGGCTTCGAGTCGGATGCGAACGCCGTGACCGTGCTCGATGCCGAAGGCGTCGTCTGCGAGGTGCCGCGCGCTCCCAAAACGGTGGTCGCCGCGCGCATCCTGGATGTGATCGCCGATCGCCTACCGCAGCCCTGA
- a CDS encoding enoyl-CoA hydratase/isomerase family protein, whose translation MPTRILEERRDGVVTLTLEGEHGLNILHRATLEALRQILLRLSQQAGLTALVLTGSGDRAFSAGANLNEIAELTPAAALDFSHLGQSVTALLADFPAPVIAALNGLAYGGGLELALACDLRLAAPHARFCYPASKLGILPGFGGTQRCPGIIGTARTKELMFLGRVIDAECAERWGLVNAVAEDVKTEAMRWAEELEGRDAYALRQTKETIGMTERADFFFEQEAFANCFRQPGIQDRLRAWEAAKR comes from the coding sequence ATGCCGACCCGCATCCTCGAAGAGCGCCGTGATGGCGTCGTCACCCTCACGCTGGAGGGGGAGCACGGCCTCAACATCCTGCACCGCGCCACCCTCGAAGCCCTGCGCCAGATCCTGCTGCGCCTCTCGCAGCAGGCAGGGCTCACGGCGCTGGTCCTGACGGGCTCGGGCGATCGCGCCTTCAGCGCCGGGGCCAACCTCAACGAGATCGCCGAGCTGACGCCCGCGGCCGCCCTGGACTTCTCGCACCTGGGCCAGAGCGTGACGGCGCTCCTCGCCGACTTCCCGGCGCCGGTCATCGCGGCCCTCAACGGCCTGGCCTACGGCGGCGGGCTGGAGCTCGCGCTCGCCTGCGATTTGCGCCTTGCGGCTCCCCATGCGCGATTCTGCTACCCCGCGAGCAAGCTCGGGATCCTGCCCGGCTTCGGCGGTACCCAGCGCTGCCCCGGCATCATCGGCACCGCCCGCACCAAGGAGCTGATGTTCCTGGGCCGGGTGATCGACGCCGAATGCGCCGAGCGCTGGGGGCTCGTCAACGCGGTGGCCGAGGACGTGAAGACGGAAGCGATGCGCTGGGCCGAAGAGCTCGAAGGCCGCGACGCCTACGCCCTGCGCCAGACGAAGGAGACCATCGGCATGACCGAGCGGGCCGACTTCTTCTTCGAGCAGGAGGCCTTCGCCAACTGCTTCCGCCAGCCGGGCATCCAGGATCGCCTGCGGGCCTGGGAGGCGGCGAAGCGCTAA
- a CDS encoding DNA-directed RNA polymerase subunit omega, translated as MHSELLATCDNKYELVLDVARRAKHLKDDIQRDGSIEVNKPIPLAIQEMVQEGKAAEGGQEG; from the coding sequence ATGCACAGCGAACTCCTGGCCACCTGCGACAACAAGTACGAGCTGGTGCTCGACGTCGCCCGCCGCGCCAAGCACCTCAAGGACGACATCCAGCGCGACGGCAGCATCGAGGTCAACAAGCCCATCCCCCTGGCCATCCAGGAGATGGTCCAGGAAGGCAAGGCTGCCGAGGGCGGCCAAGAAGGCTAA
- a CDS encoding nucleotide pyrophosphohydrolase, with amino-acid sequence MDLKELTARMHEFVRAKGWYEPDSKRPQTPSNLAKSLAIEAAEVLEHFQWGDAADPEALGDELADVFLYLMQLADVSGVDLEAATLAKLARNRDRNW; translated from the coding sequence ATGGACCTCAAGGAACTCACCGCGCGAATGCACGAATTCGTCCGAGCCAAGGGCTGGTACGAGCCGGACTCCAAGCGTCCCCAGACCCCCTCGAACCTCGCCAAGTCGCTCGCCATCGAGGCGGCCGAAGTGCTTGAGCACTTCCAGTGGGGCGATGCGGCCGATCCCGAGGCGCTTGGTGATGAGCTCGCCGACGTCTTCCTCTACCTCATGCAGCTCGCGGATGTCTCGGGGGTCGATCTCGAAGCCGCGACCCTCGCCAAGCTCGCCCGGAACCGCGATCGCAACTGGTAA